The following is a genomic window from Neodiprion virginianus isolate iyNeoVirg1 chromosome 1, iyNeoVirg1.1, whole genome shotgun sequence.
acagCATGAGTTACCTAAACACACGGATTCACCCTGCTCTGTGGTGTGTATCCACGAAAAGATCTGCGTGAAGGATCTATTCGCTGGGTAGGTCGCTACTCGCAGGGCTTATCGGCGATAAGTCACCCAATTCGGGCGGAGGTGGCAACAGTAAACTAGGCCTACGAGATATCTCTTCTTGGTACAGACTCGTTGTGCTCTTAGGTCTTGGTGGTAAGATCCAGGGGTCTGGTGGTGCCGCGATCAAGTCATCCTGAAAGCACAGatcaatttcattaatcaaTTGAGGCAGAGAAATTGACAcaaaaaatcatattaaacAATCAGTCGAGACAAAGACGCATAATGTAATGCGGGAACAATTTTGCTTTGTGAGCCACCCATACTTACAAGAAGCGTTGCTCTTTTTAAGTTCACCATAATAGAAGTTTAAAACTACAATAAAGTGTAAGACATTTTGATCAACACAAAATTGgaagaagaattatttttttttaagttaaaaTTGTCACCGCCGTGCTAGAATACTCATTGTGACTATCCTAATGTTTGGTGCCAGATTCGTCATCAAAGAGTCCGCAACTTCATGCCAACATGTGGTTTATAGTAATTACTCATCCGTAAAGCCACGGTCGTGGAAGACTTGGATCTCCTATATTATAAGTTGGTTGAATTCAGGTCCCTGTATAGAGAAGTAACTTAACGAGCAGCACTTGGTTAACCCTCTGTGGCCACACCTTCTGCATATAACATGATACATGTGGTCGGAATAATCCCAGTATTCATTAATAACGTGATATTAGCGACTGTTGCATCGCTTTCattgactaaaaaaatttaggatTATACTTTGGACATTGTAGGTTAGGGAAGAATCGTtgttatgtataaaatttgatgAGTAAAGTGGcgcaaaaaattctgaaacatgtaaaagtgtaaaaaccaccttttttttaactgaaaaattcataacttttgtatttcttaaatattttttgacaagATTTGTAGGTGATACTTCTAAAATGTGATACTTTTAAAGATAAATTAGCTTAATAGTGAGCGATCcgaaaaagatatttattcTGAGATATGAAAAGCGTTTATTCTGGAATAAAGTAAAACCtgaaaattacgaagaaaCGTTGGTATTTTACTAATATTCTCgttaaaagaaaattcgtGAACATTAGAGGGACATTACAGCAGTTCacgttaagaaaaaaaagtattttactACCGCAGTCTCGCACAAATGATTACAACTATCACAGAAATTACATGTGATATCCTTCTTcggaaaaaaactgttatcaAATTGATTCCTATTTTTCCTGCATATGCTCTGGTGTTGAAGTAAATACGTATTTTCATGAAATACTTCCTTGTTGGTCACACAGGGGGTCAGAATTACCCCTACGCGCCACAGGGAATACTTCAAAGTGGTGCCAGATAAAGGACCAACCTTATTCAACCACAACaacttataattatataacatTTAAGTTAAGAGTGGGGTCATATTGATCCCCAGTGACCCCGGAGGGTTAAGAATGTCACTCAACTTACCATGAGTAAGTGTTTGGTAACCGGGGGCAAAGGCGGTTTCAAAAGAGCGACGTCTGTCAGGTCGCAGGTGTTTGCTGCAGAAAGAGCCAGCGGAGGATCTGGGGGTGAGGGTAGACGTAGGGGTGGTTCGTAGCTGGGCGGTTGCACGGATTGTATAGGACTGTTTACCGTTGATCCCAATATCCACCGAGCCAGGCTCTCGCAGCATCCGCAACACACGTCAGACATGCCTTGACGTAAACCTCGATGTAACGCCAGGAATAATGCCGGGTTTATGAACGCGTGAACGTGAGCGATGTGCAGCGTCACCTGAGTCGTGTATCGTACAAAGAACTGGTGAGAAACTTGCTAACGCTCTGGATACTCTACGGATACTCTGAACGATCTTCAGTAAAACCTTTACGGAAAATCACTATTTACTAGTACAGTAGTTGTTGTAGTGATGAAGCACTTGAGCTCAACCCGAGTAGTTCTTTTGCCACTGCTTGAGTTCTGCAGACCACTTGTACTCTCGTTTCTGTACTACTGCATGGAATATGATACGTACTCCGCTAATACATTTCTAGACTCTACTATTGTCCCAATGAATCAGGATACCTAGGTCTGAAATTCAATAAGTCGGCAAGTAAAAACGCTAAGCATTGCCTAATTAAGAAACATTGAAACATAAGAGAGTGCCAGCAGCTCTCGTTAAATCTCCCGCGGGATTCGGGATCATAATTATCGGCTTCTATGCTTTGAAGAACGCAGTTTTAgtgtaattttttcgtcaagttTTCTTGAAGTAGACTTGAATGATCTAGAAAATTCGTTGCAATTCTCAGGCACAGTGTTAGGTTTTCTGGATATGTCGGTACATCAAAAATGAAAGCCGTCAAAAATTATGGTAGCTGCGAACATTTAGCTCGAGGAGCGATCTCGAATAGAATGAACAGTAGACAAATGTTGAGAACTACaaaataagacaaaaaaattatgcatttAATTTCATGCTGCTTTGATTGTTCACGGGCATAATTGCATTGATAAAACAATTTCGCCACCTAGTTATTGATCGAGGCTCTATAAAATCGGATTACCGGTAGTatgcattttttcaaatatttgttcaATGCAGAAAACAGCCAAGTTTCCAATGTTTCCTCGACCAATAGTCCAGTATAGTTACCCGTCAGTTTAGTGGACTTCAAACCCAAATGACCTAATCCATTAGTACGATTATATGTAAGTGAGTGTTGAAAACTGTACAAGTGATCACTACTAAAGAgcagtaataatttttggcgatgaaagaaagagatgtgaagaaaagatgagaaaataaaagattagTGGCGGATGTATCAGTTGCAGTGACTCGGGGGCGACTTAGGTATTTAAAACGACAAGTATATGTTCGACTCCATTTACCTCGTATCCCGTTGCGTTTCCAATTACAGGATGGTGCACGAGTGTAACGAAGAATAATGGTCCCCAAAAAATAACGTACGCTGCCGTTATGATCAGGAACATTTTCACTCTTTGAACTCCTTCGCGTTCCATTCTCCGTAGATAATTTCTCATCCTGCGATGTTCCTCTATGGCACCGCCTCTCTGTCGAATAGTCATTGTTCACGTATTATATGCGATTCGCAGAATCCTGATTGAAGTTAATATTGagttaaaattaatataaatgaaagaaaaattatgtaCTTGAGTCAAGTGAGGTAGAAATTACAAGTGACTAACTTCACCCTAAAGGCTTTGAAGATCGATTTGTACCTGATTCTGTCAAGTATGTTATTTGTTGTTGGTTTTGGATGGAACACAATTTAATGATTCAACGAACTTACCTGTAAGTGAAATTCTATCATGATTGTATTAAGCTACTTTTCCGAGATCGACTCGTAGTACTGCTACTTTTCACCAACGTCACCACattatttacatgtatataaatcaaaaatatttttcgtttgaTTACTGCGCCGGGAATACCATTCTTTATTCCTTGAAAGTATTGCTTTGACATTTCTGGGTATCAAACCAAGGTTGAATTCTTAGGTGGTTTCCGGTGGGACTAATCTATTCGAAAAAGGCGCTTCATGCAATCGTGACATCTTTTTGTCGTATTTTACAAAAGTTGAATTTGTACTTAATCGTTCAATAACGATTTAAAAAGTAGGCCCTTTTGGGGTAGTTGGAAGAATGTAAAATCAGGTGAAGGTTTCCGAGATAATTTACCAACCCGCCACCTTTCTACTTGCAGCTAAATTAAAAGCGTGCCTTGTGCTGTATGCACTGAAAGTATTAGCATCCACGCTACTATTTCAGAGCGTTTGTTTAACTCAACGACTCAATATTGGTGTAGATACAGCTTTGTCTGGCTTTTTTAACGATATGAAAGGAAAGTGAGACGTATTTCGTAACTCTGCTTCTTTTCATATAATGTTTTGGGGTAGATACCACACATAAGTTCAAGTTTGTTGTATATACAGGTTAGATTCAAGGTATGTTGAGTTTTTATAGGGCCTCAGATTTCAATCTTATTCGGTATCTCAATTTCAATATGAGTATACCTAGCTTTCttatatttcttatatttttcacgaaaGAGTTTGCAGTCTTCGGCCGATTATTAGCGTTAGGAGTATGATAAGTCCTAGGAACGATTATTCCAGACCACATTCTCCAGTGAGCGACCAACGGGATAAGAGATTTAACACAATTTTTGGGTCGAATGCCCAGTCATTATTAGTTAAGAAGGTTTTAGTTGTCCTAACCTTTAAAGAATCTTTCAATTCTAGCATCTTGATCTATCTCCGTGCATTGAGGATGTTGCTGATTCCGTGCAATTTAGGAATCCATAAGCTGATGATACGCTGTCAAATTGTTCAGTGAGGAAGTTAAACGTATCCATGCTCGAAGTACATAATAGGTCAATCGTCCTTGGTGTGCAGTAGTTCTGCCAGCTTTTCAACGTAGTATTGTATTGTTTCGTTTGTGATTCGGTTAGAGATGATATCATGACGTCTATGGTTTTCTATGAATTCTTTTCCGCTCGTGTGCCCTTCACTTCCCGGCCACCAGGCAATGTTGTTTCCATAGATTGTGAGGTTCCCTGTTTACAGAGCATAACTCGGCAATATTAGGTTTAAAAATGATAGATTTTGATGTACACAGTGATTTGTACAGTGTAAACCAAGGTCTTGTTGACCAATGTGAAGCTACTACAGCCGGGATTCCCATTAGTGCCAGGTAGGGATGAAAGGGGAAGAGTTTTTTTGGCAAATTGGCGTTCCCCCTCCTTCGACTTTCGCGCTCAGACGGATTTTTTGTCGCTTCGTGTTGAATATAATATCGTACTCCgaactatatgtatatggatGACAAGAACTTTTAGTTAACAGCACGATCAAGAGAACGGTATAAGAAATCATAGCTTGCAATAATTTTCTGAGAAGTGGAGAAAAGGGTTCACACATAAATCTGAAAAAGCGGCACTAATGGGAGACCTGACTGTACTTTGCCAGTTGCTTTCCCACaccgaatttttcttcaaactcaGAATAACGGGAAATGGTGAAAATCTGTATAAAAGAAGTATACTTTCCCTAGCTGATAGTGAATGTATCTGCCGTGACactttctgtattttttaaccaaaaaacaaattttttacatttcaagtTCGTCCTAGTACTACATAAATCTGTTTCTGGGGAATCAAATTCGTAAATTATTCATATGAATGCCATGTCTGCTGATTGGAATTCGATTTGTAGTTCGAATTTTCTGCAATCAAAACCCGCGCTTGTGGTTTTGGTGGATGCCATGTGAGAGGCGAAAATCCAAGTCCTTTGTCTCTCGCACCACATCTAGATTTTCTTTGCCAGATTGCTTAGGCTGTTCATCTGGATACCAGTCACTCGATTGTTACATGACATCGCGGTTGTGTTGTCGATTCTTAGTAGCATGTTTTATTCTTAATATTTATCCGCAAAATGTTTCAGGCTAAAGAGAGCAGCTGTTAATTCCAAGTAAATTATAcgttcatctttttctttttctttccagtATCTACGCGTTTCTCAGCCTTCGCAAGGGCCTGATTTTGAGGCATCTGAAAAGTTGATTGTTTTAAAATGAGGGTTTGGAATTGGATTACTTGTTGATATGATATTATCCTGCCACCATTTAAAGTCCTCCTGTAAGTGTAAGCCCAGGTTCATTGTAGTTTAAAGTCACCGTTGTTATTTCTAAGTACTAGATATTttgttcttttcaaaatccttcGTGTAAACTGAGCTGTATCTTAGGAATGGCCAACATGATTCTAGAAATCCCACGAATTCTACAGCGCTGAAATGTTCGAGTAATGGGAGATTGACTTAGAATCAGCGCAATCGCTTTGCTCAGGACCACAATGTAAAATGACATATGTTCCGGTTTGGTCATGATTCGCTTGTCTCGCTTAGTAATTGCCTGTATAAGATTAACTTTCATATTTGAGCTCGGTTTAGATGGGTCTGCTACTGATAGGTTTATCGGACAGGACTACTTTTCATGAACCGTGTCTTTCCTCTTTCGGAATTCCTTTTCATGTGTTCCATCCCATGAATCGTTAAGTTTTTTTGGATCTCTGGAGCAATAGTTTTTGCTGCTGGAAGAGGTtatttgattttcttcaaCTGGGTTCTCAGCTGGTTCCTAGAGCCCTGTTGCAGCTTATCCATTAGGGGCTCGCGGCTTTACGAAGGTTTCGCTTGACACAAGCCTAATAGCATTGGGCACATCGCTCTGAGCAAGTGATGGAGCACCTTCTGTCGTTCCAAGATTAACTTGCGTTGAACTCtacttttttggtttttggttttcctttccttttgTCAACCTCTTCTGACCGCTCGGTGCGCGGTACAGGTGAAGTGTCATATTGGATTGAGTATTCTGTAAAAGTAAATCTAATTACGTTTTTTGTAGAAAGAAGATAGATCTTTATTCAATCTTgctttatttttgttttgttttttagtaGAAAGAGGTTAGACCTCTCGGACTCTGTTTCGTCGTGTATGCCAGAGATGAAACTCCACGAAGGGTGGGACCCCTTCTGTGACAACCTACGATTTCTGTAACGCTTGATATCTCAAGGTTGATACTAATTAGCCTGAGACATAGCTCCATGGTATAGAATGGCGatagaatcaaatttttcgttccgCTCCAAAACCTAAGAAAGTGAGGTTATGTGTGTCCACAACTTAATTCGTTGGCTTTCTCTGTATGTTCGATTCCTGTCTCTTAATTTCTTCTCAGACGTCTCATACGCTTCGTAATGTGGTGAGGGCTTTTCTCGTTACTCTGTGACAATGATAAAACTTGGTTTCTTCGGTATTTTATACGCTTCGTTTACAGTTTGGATGTTGCTTGTCGACGAGGGGCTGTTCACTCgtatttgaagaatttttaagTTATTCGAATCTATTGCGAGTCAcgcaaatttttaaattttctccagAATCTCGAATAATCTACGAAAATCTGCGAGAGTTTACGAATCTCGTCAAGTTCGTTTCGACTAAGATGCGGGGACTGGTGATATCGGAATACCGCGGAATATTGTCAAGAAATGATCAAGTCGGGACTCGAGTCGACTCGGGTCCGTATTCGAGTCTCGACAAGTCTTGATAAGTCGCATGAATCCCGAAAAATCACAGGTCAACAAACGCGGACTGGTGAATCGGCAGCTATATTACgcatgtacacttggggacaatgaatctgagacggctaagTTTTTACACTGCATAGTTATGTTagcaacacagagaaacctagAGCGCCATACTCGGGcgagcgcgaaactaactcaatctcaataaacgtaacataacccatgaccgtcgaatctaaccttagaataccgcggggataatgactttttggattgacacgtcaattctaAAGTTAGATTCGACAGTCATGGGTTATtgtatgtttattgagatcgcgtttgtttcgcgcttggccgactatggcgctgtaggtttctctgcgttgccaacataactgactagtgtaaaaaattagccgtctaGATTCATTGTTCCCGAGTGTACGTGTGCATTCGCACAAGCGCGATTATCAGTGTTGAACGAGTAACATCTTTGGTTTTGTGTCTACCGGCTTCTACTATAAGTCAAGgtaattatagaaaaatcaTAGATCACGAATATTAGctttcaataatatttcaataaaatgtttattaaaatAGAGATCGCGAatctctttgaaaaattgtgaaaatttaaatataaatgctactaattaaaaattataattttttccaatttctaataattgataattagataattaataattaaaaattggaaaaatttcgcgTGAGTGAATTAACTTCCTTGCAAATAAGTAGAATTCacaataaatgtttattttttcatgaccacaataatttttggaataataaaataaagtaatcaacggaaattgtgaaaacaaaTATCGTAAAAAACACCTAACAATAAtgcgaaaaataaacttgTGGTAAAATCGCCAtaagattatttttaaatgttcCGAAGCTTTCCGTCTACTCAAATCTACGCAAGTCCGCGCGAGTCTATACAAATTTATTATGGAAAATCCACGCGAGTCTGCATGAATTTTGGCAAGTCCGCACAAATCTTATAAAGAGTCGGCGCTAGTCCATTCGAATCTTCTCGAGTATATCAGAATCAGTATAATCATTTCCTCGGAATATTCGAGTTACTCAAAATTATCACCAATCTTCACAAATCCTTAAATATTATCCGATATTATCGAATAAATTCGAGAGTGAACAGCCCTCCGTTTGTCGACACAAAGGAGAATCGCGAGTGGTATTCCCCGTGCCGTAAGCAACTCAAAAATGTTCTTGATTCAATTAAAAGCGCTAAATTATGAGGTGACATCGGTATA
Proteins encoded in this region:
- the LOC124300722 gene encoding uncharacterized protein LOC124300722 isoform X3, giving the protein MAAGSAAAMIGANLRFGIGAPYNVTSNATKVFQCHPGGITEATVIFSLGALGMGANVILMALILAKRHLRRWSQGLLFHQAMVDCARAAILLPLGLSILNCQPVNKCSLVETAFLLLVTVSTVNMLTTVLNDSPVFPESEEEADLTAPLLMDSPQVRVAGLVTTLVSVTGGHGGSNGLIDSNDRRNSRNGTTPKRGGAIEEHRRMRNYLRRMEREGVQRVKMFLIITAAYVIFWGPLFFVTLVHHPVIGNATGYEVTLHIAHVHAFINPALFLALHRGLRQGMSDVCCGCCESLARWILGSTVNSPIQSVQPPSYEPPLRLPSPPDPPLALSAANTCDLTDVALLKPPLPPVTKHLLMDDLIAAPPDPWILPPRPKSTTSLYQEEISRRPSLLLPPPPELGDLSPISPASSDLPSE
- the LOC124300722 gene encoding uncharacterized protein LOC124300722 isoform X2, with the translated sequence MVDCARAAILLPLGLSILNCQPVNKCSLVETAFLLLVTVSTVNMLTTVLNDSPVFPESEEEADLTAPLLMDSPQCVLFGTFMIWFASITINLGPTFLSGALAANTETGHNAPSCPLVHGPFRHYILNVLWIVINVICVLLTLFHLRKLHRDLTKANVEAVRVAGLVTTLVSVTGGHGGSNGLIDSNDRRNSRNGTTPKRGGAIEEHRRMRNYLRRMEREGVQRVKMFLIITAAYVIFWGPLFFVTLVHHPVIGNATGYEVTLHIAHVHAFINPALFLALHRGLRQGMSDVCCGCCESLARWILGSTVNSPIQSVQPPSYEPPLRLPSPPDPPLALSAANTCDLTDVALLKPPLPPVTKHLLMDDLIAAPPDPWILPPRPKSTTSLYQEEISRRPSLLLPPPPELGDLSPISPASSDLPSE